Proteins found in one Planifilum fimeticola genomic segment:
- the proS gene encoding proline--tRNA ligase: MHDEKGVTPQSEDFSRWYIDTIRKADLMDYSPVRGCIVFKPDGYELWERIQAGLDKRFKETGHRNAYFPMLVPESFFQKEKDHVEGFNPELPWVTEAGGEQLEERLALRPTSETIIGHMYSQWIQSYRDLPVLINQWANVFRWEKRTFPFLRTSEFLWQEGHTAHATEEEARRETMQMLEIYRDFVESELAIPVWTGEKTPSERFAGAVQTYSIEAMMKDGKALQAGTSHYLGQNFAKAFDIQFLDRDNQRKYVHTTSWGASTRLIGALIMVHGDDQGLVLPPRLAPVQVIMIPVGPPKKRKDVMGPFDRIFETLKQAGIRVKADLRDESPGWKFNEWEMRGVPLRIELGPRDVENNQCVLARRDTGEKLTVPLDKVLETVQSLLDTEIQKNLFRMAVDFRDRHSHLDLETLDDLQQHIAASSERGEPAGWMLAGWCGSDACEAKVKEETKFTSRNIPFHPPEEKKRCLVCGDSARHTVWFARAY; this comes from the coding sequence ATGCACGACGAAAAGGGTGTGACCCCGCAGTCCGAAGATTTTTCCCGATGGTACATCGATACCATCCGAAAGGCCGACCTGATGGATTACTCCCCGGTTCGCGGCTGCATCGTGTTCAAGCCGGACGGCTACGAACTCTGGGAGCGGATCCAGGCCGGTCTCGACAAACGTTTCAAGGAGACGGGGCACCGCAACGCGTATTTCCCGATGCTGGTGCCGGAGAGCTTCTTCCAGAAAGAAAAGGATCATGTGGAAGGCTTTAACCCCGAACTGCCCTGGGTGACCGAGGCCGGCGGCGAACAGCTGGAGGAACGGTTGGCCCTCCGCCCCACCTCCGAGACGATCATCGGCCACATGTACAGTCAATGGATCCAGAGCTACCGGGATCTTCCGGTGCTGATCAACCAGTGGGCCAACGTCTTCCGCTGGGAAAAGCGGACCTTTCCGTTCCTGCGCACCTCGGAATTCCTCTGGCAGGAAGGGCACACCGCCCACGCGACCGAGGAGGAAGCGCGGCGGGAAACGATGCAGATGCTGGAAATCTACCGGGATTTCGTGGAAAGCGAACTGGCCATTCCCGTCTGGACCGGGGAAAAAACCCCTTCGGAGCGGTTTGCCGGAGCCGTTCAAACCTACTCGATCGAAGCGATGATGAAGGACGGCAAGGCGCTGCAGGCGGGCACCTCCCACTACCTCGGCCAAAACTTCGCCAAGGCCTTCGACATTCAATTCCTGGACCGGGATAACCAGCGGAAGTACGTGCACACCACATCCTGGGGGGCATCCACGCGCCTGATCGGCGCCCTGATCATGGTGCACGGGGACGATCAGGGGCTCGTGCTGCCGCCGCGGCTGGCACCGGTGCAGGTGATCATGATCCCCGTCGGGCCGCCCAAAAAGCGGAAGGATGTGATGGGCCCCTTCGACCGGATCTTCGAAACGCTGAAACAGGCGGGAATCCGGGTCAAGGCCGATCTCCGGGATGAAAGCCCGGGTTGGAAATTCAACGAGTGGGAGATGCGGGGAGTGCCGCTGCGGATCGAACTCGGGCCGCGGGACGTCGAAAACAACCAGTGTGTCCTGGCCCGCCGGGACACCGGCGAAAAACTGACGGTCCCCCTGGACAAGGTCCTGGAAACCGTTCAATCCCTGCTGGATACGGAGATTCAGAAAAACCTGTTCCGGATGGCCGTCGACTTCCGCGACCGCCACTCCCACCTGGACCTGGAAACCCTGGACGACCTTCAACAACACATCGCCGCATCCTCCGAGCGGGGCGAACCGGCGGGTTGGATGCTGGCGGGATGGTGCGGAAGCGACGCCTGCGAAGCGAAAGTGAAGGAGGAGACCAAATTCACCTCCCGCAACATTCCCTTCCATCCTCCGGAAGAAAAGAAGCGTTGCCTGGTGTGCGGCGACAGCGCCCGGCATACGGTCTGGTTCGCCCGGGCCTATTGA